From a region of the Archangium lipolyticum genome:
- a CDS encoding TetR/AcrR family transcriptional regulator: MSTRNRAAPRKRPRQERAKATVEVLLEAAAHVFVSSGYEGTTTKQVAERAGVSIGTLYQYFPSKEALVAMLLERLHQRVLGIISDKLVHHPITDLEQEVRDLIRTLVEVYGVNPRLQRVLLEQASRIGPLQVVQEIEARVESLVQGVLSRNLEFEHPRDLGLVVFIIIRALRSAVWSTVVERPELIGTPELVEELSALVLGYLRPRR, encoded by the coding sequence ATGAGCACGCGCAACCGGGCCGCCCCTCGGAAGCGGCCTCGTCAGGAGCGGGCGAAGGCGACGGTGGAGGTGCTCCTGGAGGCGGCGGCTCACGTTTTCGTCAGCTCTGGCTACGAAGGCACCACCACCAAGCAGGTGGCCGAGCGGGCGGGCGTGAGCATCGGCACGCTCTACCAGTACTTTCCGAGCAAGGAAGCGCTGGTCGCCATGCTCCTCGAGCGGCTGCACCAGCGGGTCCTGGGCATCATCTCCGACAAGCTGGTGCACCACCCCATCACGGATCTGGAGCAGGAGGTGCGAGACCTGATCCGGACCCTGGTGGAGGTCTACGGGGTGAATCCGCGCCTCCAACGGGTCCTCCTCGAGCAGGCGTCGCGCATCGGCCCCCTTCAGGTCGTCCAGGAGATCGAGGCGCGTGTGGAGTCACTCGTGCAGGGAGTGCTCTCGCGCAACCTGGAGTTCGAGCATCCACGAGACCTGGGGCTCGTCGTCTTCATCATCATCCGGGCCCTGCGCAGCGCGGTCTGGTCCACGGTCGTCGAACGGCCCGAGCTGATCGGAACCCCCGAGCTCGTGGAGGAGCTGAGCGCGCTCGTGCTCGGCTATCTGCGGCCACGCCGGTAG
- a CDS encoding bifunctional cytochrome P450/NADPH--P450 reductase, which yields MSRPALSTNIPQPRPRPLVGNAPDLGSETPLQNMMKLAREFGPIFRLSFPGGVSVRILSSYELVADVCDETRFAKKVTQALWYLRELAGDGLFTAETEEPNWGKAHRLLMPAFSPAAMQDYHDGMLDVADQMLTRWTRFGPDTDIDVSDNMTRLTLDTIALCGFGFRFNSFYQKEMHPFVESMVRALEEAGNRTRRVPLQTQLMLRTQRQFQADVGYMHEVTRQLIAKRRTLTPGETPRDLLSLMLDAKDPLTGEKLDDDNIRNQLVTFLVAGHETTSGLLSFAIYFLLHHPEVRQKAYEEVDRVLGSDTPRFEHISQLQYIDQILRETLRLWPTAPAFALNPKADNTLLAGRYPVGVNDDLMVLIPMLHRDPAVWKDPERFAPERFAPEVRDSIPQHAWKPFGNGLRACIGRAFAFQEATLVLGMILQRFHLSTPAPYTLRIRESLTLKPEGLKLRVRERKPGSRPSTARPTTPPRPVASAPQPPEKVAAHGTPLLLLFGSNSGASEAFARRIASDGLARGYSTRVAPLDEYTGKLPREGAVIVVTASYNGQPPDNARAFHSWMSSVPAGSLSGVRYAVFGCGNRDWGETYQAVPQFLDERLSAAGAQAIVARGEADARGDFFGDFEQWYAPFWEGVGTALGVSSREVDSGPLYTVEMVPPVSVELVKQNELELATLVENRELVDLTSPFGRSKRHLVFELPEGVTYAAGDYLAVLPENHPELVERAARRLGVRADAAVVLRSTRGAQASSLPMGRPVPVRELLGRHVELSAPATRKDLERLADKNPCPPHAMHLAALARDAGRYKQEILDKRVSVLDLLEQYDSCILSFGEFLELLPAMRVRQYSVSSSPLENPTRCTLTVAVLDAEAWSGRGRFHGTCSSYLARLSPGEQVAVAVHTPNVPFHPPVSNATPIIMVGAGTGLAPFRGFIQERALRHARGEAAGPALLFFGCDHPDVDFLYRDELAKWEREGVVKVLSAFFRQPEGDVTFVQHRLWKEREQVKALLDEGALFFICGDGRLMAPAVRETLARIHQEAVGCSAEEAAAWLTGMEKQGRLVTDVFA from the coding sequence ATGAGCAGACCAGCCCTGTCCACGAACATCCCCCAGCCACGCCCTCGCCCCCTCGTCGGCAACGCGCCCGACCTGGGCTCCGAGACGCCCCTGCAGAACATGATGAAGCTCGCACGCGAGTTCGGGCCCATCTTCCGGTTGTCCTTCCCGGGGGGCGTTTCCGTCCGGATCCTCAGCTCGTACGAGCTGGTGGCCGACGTCTGTGACGAGACGCGCTTCGCCAAGAAGGTGACCCAGGCCCTCTGGTACCTCCGTGAGCTCGCGGGCGACGGCCTCTTCACCGCGGAGACGGAGGAGCCCAACTGGGGCAAGGCCCACCGCCTGTTGATGCCCGCCTTCAGCCCCGCGGCCATGCAGGACTACCACGACGGCATGCTCGACGTGGCCGACCAGATGCTCACGCGCTGGACCCGCTTCGGACCCGATACCGACATCGACGTGTCCGACAACATGACGCGGCTCACGCTCGACACCATCGCGCTGTGCGGCTTCGGCTTCCGCTTCAACTCCTTCTACCAGAAGGAGATGCACCCCTTCGTCGAGTCCATGGTGCGCGCCCTGGAGGAGGCGGGCAACCGCACCCGGCGTGTCCCCCTGCAGACGCAGCTCATGTTGCGCACCCAGCGCCAGTTCCAGGCGGACGTCGGCTACATGCACGAGGTGACGCGTCAGCTCATCGCGAAGCGCCGTACCCTCACGCCCGGGGAGACCCCGCGCGACCTGCTCAGCCTCATGCTCGACGCGAAGGATCCCCTCACGGGCGAGAAGCTGGACGATGACAACATTCGTAATCAGCTCGTGACCTTCCTCGTCGCGGGTCATGAGACGACGAGCGGCCTGCTGTCCTTCGCCATCTACTTCCTGCTGCACCACCCCGAGGTGCGCCAGAAGGCCTACGAGGAGGTGGACCGGGTGCTGGGCTCGGACACCCCGCGCTTCGAGCACATCTCCCAGCTGCAATACATCGATCAGATCCTGCGCGAGACGCTGCGCCTGTGGCCCACCGCGCCCGCCTTCGCCCTGAACCCCAAGGCGGACAACACGCTCCTGGCGGGAAGGTACCCCGTCGGCGTCAACGATGATCTCATGGTGCTCATCCCCATGCTGCACCGTGACCCGGCCGTGTGGAAGGACCCGGAGCGCTTCGCCCCGGAGCGTTTCGCCCCCGAGGTGCGCGACAGCATCCCCCAGCACGCGTGGAAGCCTTTCGGCAACGGGCTGCGCGCGTGCATCGGCCGGGCGTTCGCGTTCCAGGAGGCGACGCTCGTGCTCGGCATGATCCTGCAGCGCTTCCACCTGTCCACGCCCGCGCCGTACACGCTGCGCATCCGCGAGTCGCTCACGCTCAAGCCCGAGGGGCTCAAGCTCCGCGTTCGCGAGCGCAAGCCCGGTTCCCGTCCGAGCACGGCCCGGCCCACCACGCCGCCCCGCCCCGTGGCGTCCGCGCCCCAGCCCCCGGAGAAGGTGGCCGCGCATGGCACGCCCCTGTTGCTGCTCTTCGGCTCCAACTCGGGTGCCTCCGAGGCGTTCGCCCGGCGCATCGCGAGTGACGGGCTCGCGCGCGGCTACTCGACGCGTGTGGCGCCGCTGGACGAGTACACCGGGAAGCTGCCCCGGGAGGGCGCGGTCATCGTCGTGACGGCCTCCTACAACGGCCAGCCGCCCGACAACGCGCGCGCGTTCCACTCGTGGATGTCCAGCGTGCCCGCGGGCTCGCTGTCGGGCGTGCGCTACGCCGTGTTCGGCTGCGGCAACCGGGACTGGGGCGAGACCTACCAGGCGGTGCCCCAGTTCCTCGACGAGCGGTTGAGCGCCGCGGGAGCCCAGGCGATCGTCGCGCGCGGCGAGGCGGATGCGCGGGGTGATTTCTTCGGGGACTTCGAGCAGTGGTACGCGCCCTTCTGGGAGGGCGTGGGCACGGCGCTCGGTGTGTCCTCGCGCGAGGTGGATTCCGGTCCGCTCTACACGGTGGAGATGGTGCCCCCGGTCAGCGTGGAACTGGTGAAGCAGAACGAGCTCGAGCTGGCGACGTTGGTGGAAAACCGGGAGCTCGTCGACCTGACGTCGCCGTTCGGGCGCTCCAAGCGGCACCTCGTGTTCGAGCTGCCCGAGGGCGTGACGTACGCGGCGGGCGACTACCTCGCCGTGCTGCCGGAGAACCACCCGGAGCTCGTGGAGCGGGCGGCGCGCCGCCTCGGGGTACGGGCGGATGCCGCCGTCGTCCTGCGCTCCACCCGGGGCGCCCAGGCCTCCTCGCTCCCCATGGGCAGGCCCGTGCCGGTGCGGGAGTTGCTCGGCCGGCACGTGGAGCTGTCGGCACCCGCCACGCGCAAGGACCTGGAGCGACTGGCGGACAAGAACCCGTGCCCGCCCCACGCGATGCACCTGGCCGCCCTGGCCCGGGATGCAGGGCGCTACAAGCAGGAGATTCTCGACAAGCGCGTGAGCGTCCTGGACCTGCTGGAGCAGTACGACTCGTGCATCCTGTCCTTTGGAGAGTTCCTTGAGCTGCTCCCCGCCATGCGCGTGCGGCAGTACTCGGTGTCGTCCTCTCCGTTGGAGAACCCCACCCGGTGCACGTTGACGGTGGCGGTGTTGGACGCGGAGGCGTGGTCCGGCCGGGGCCGCTTCCACGGCACGTGCTCGAGCTACCTCGCCCGGCTGAGCCCCGGGGAGCAGGTGGCGGTCGCGGTGCACACGCCGAACGTGCCCTTCCACCCGCCTGTCTCGAACGCGACGCCCATCATCATGGTGGGCGCGGGCACGGGACTGGCTCCCTTCCGGGGCTTCATCCAGGAGCGTGCCCTGCGCCACGCGCGGGGAGAGGCGGCCGGGCCCGCGTTGCTCTTCTTCGGGTGCGATCACCCGGACGTGGACTTCCTCTACCGCGACGAGCTGGCGAAGTGGGAGCGGGAGGGTGTGGTGAAGGTGCTCTCCGCCTTCTTCCGTCAGCCGGAGGGGGACGTGACGTTCGTGCAACACCGGCTGTGGAAGGAGCGTGAGCAGGTGAAGGCGCTGCTCGACGAGGGCGCCCTCTTCTTCATCTGCGGAGATGGCCGGCTCATGGCGCCCGCGGTCCGGGAGACACTCGCGCGAATCCACCAGGAGGCCGTGGGCTGCTCCGCGGAGGAGGCCGCGGCGTGGCTCACGGGAATGGAGAAGCAGGGCCGCCTGGTCACCGACGTCTTCGCCTGA
- a CDS encoding propionate--CoA ligase encodes MGTYKEFHGRSVEQPEAFWAEQARLIDWERPFDQVLDFSRPPFTRWFVGGRTNLCHNAVDRHLAARARQPALVYVSTETQEKRQYTYEQLHTEVNRVAAMLRALGVKRGDRVILYLPMVPEAIFAMLACTRLGAIHSVVFGGFAAHSLATRVDDARPVLLVTADAGMRGGKVIPYKPLVEEALGLAQHPPSRVLVLDRGLDPNMPRVPGRDVDYATLAREHEGARVAVEWLESSEPSYILYTSGTTGRPKGVQRDTGGYAVALASSMRLIFTGQPGETMFTASDIGWVVGHSYIVYGPLLAGMTTVLYEGLPIRPDASIWWRLVEEHRVNVMFTSPTAIRLLKRQDAAYLSRHDTSSLRYLFLAGEPLDAPTHEWISTALPSTQVLDNYWQTETGWPLLGPCPGVEARPRKFGSPGTAIYGYRVRLLDSLSGEEVKEPNQKGVLVVEPPLPPGCLSTVWGDDERFVSTYFSHFDKPVYSTFDWAMRDEDGDYFILGRTDDVINVAGHRLGTREIEEAICGHPGIAEVAVVGVKDSLKGQVVVAFAVPKDASRLRTEEGRAGLTREVMDTVDKTLGALARPAQVHLVTLLPKTRSGKMLRRSIQALAEQREPGDLTTLEDPSALEQIRAALKPRE; translated from the coding sequence ATGGGGACGTACAAGGAGTTCCACGGCAGGTCCGTCGAGCAGCCCGAGGCTTTCTGGGCCGAGCAGGCCCGGCTCATCGACTGGGAGCGTCCGTTCGACCAGGTGCTGGACTTCTCACGTCCGCCCTTCACGCGCTGGTTCGTCGGGGGGCGCACCAATCTGTGTCACAACGCGGTGGACAGGCACCTGGCGGCCCGGGCCCGACAGCCCGCGCTCGTCTATGTCTCCACGGAGACCCAGGAGAAACGCCAATACACCTACGAGCAACTGCATACCGAGGTGAACCGGGTGGCGGCCATGCTGCGCGCGCTCGGGGTGAAGCGCGGCGACCGGGTCATCCTCTACCTGCCCATGGTTCCCGAGGCGATCTTCGCCATGCTGGCGTGCACGCGGCTGGGGGCCATCCACTCGGTGGTGTTCGGAGGCTTCGCGGCGCACAGCCTCGCCACGCGCGTGGATGACGCGCGGCCGGTGTTGCTGGTGACAGCGGACGCGGGCATGCGCGGCGGCAAGGTCATCCCCTACAAGCCGCTGGTGGAGGAGGCCCTGGGACTGGCGCAACACCCGCCCTCCCGGGTGCTGGTGCTCGACCGGGGCTTGGATCCGAACATGCCCCGCGTGCCCGGACGCGACGTGGACTACGCCACGCTGGCGCGCGAACACGAAGGCGCCCGGGTCGCGGTGGAGTGGCTCGAGTCCTCCGAGCCGAGCTACATCCTCTACACCTCCGGTACCACCGGACGCCCCAAGGGCGTGCAGCGGGACACGGGAGGCTACGCGGTGGCGCTGGCGTCCTCGATGCGCCTCATCTTCACCGGCCAGCCCGGCGAGACGATGTTCACCGCGAGTGACATCGGTTGGGTGGTGGGGCACTCGTACATCGTCTATGGCCCGCTGCTGGCTGGCATGACGACAGTGCTGTACGAGGGGCTGCCCATCCGCCCGGACGCGAGCATCTGGTGGCGGCTGGTGGAGGAGCACCGGGTGAACGTGATGTTCACCTCCCCCACCGCCATCCGGCTCTTGAAGCGGCAGGACGCGGCGTACCTGTCGCGCCATGACACATCGAGCCTGCGCTACCTGTTCCTCGCGGGCGAGCCCCTGGACGCCCCCACCCACGAGTGGATCTCCACCGCGCTGCCCTCCACCCAGGTGTTGGACAACTACTGGCAGACGGAGACGGGTTGGCCCCTGCTCGGCCCTTGTCCGGGGGTGGAGGCCCGGCCACGCAAGTTCGGCTCGCCCGGCACGGCCATCTACGGCTACCGCGTCCGGCTGCTGGATTCGCTGAGCGGCGAAGAGGTGAAGGAGCCCAACCAGAAGGGCGTGCTGGTAGTGGAGCCGCCCCTGCCGCCCGGGTGCCTGTCCACCGTATGGGGCGACGATGAGCGCTTCGTATCCACGTACTTCTCCCACTTCGACAAACCCGTCTACAGCACCTTCGACTGGGCCATGCGGGACGAGGACGGGGACTACTTCATCCTCGGCCGGACGGATGACGTCATCAACGTGGCGGGTCACCGGTTGGGCACGCGGGAGATCGAGGAGGCCATCTGCGGGCATCCCGGTATCGCCGAGGTCGCGGTGGTGGGCGTGAAGGACTCGCTCAAGGGGCAGGTGGTGGTGGCCTTCGCGGTGCCAAAGGACGCCTCGCGGCTGCGGACGGAGGAGGGCCGCGCGGGACTCACACGCGAGGTGATGGACACGGTGGACAAGACGCTGGGGGCCCTGGCCCGCCCCGCCCAGGTGCACCTGGTGACGCTGCTGCCCAAGACGCGCTCGGGCAAGATGCTGCGCCGCAGCATCCAGGCCCTGGCCGAGCAGCGCGAGCCCGGCGATCTCACCACCCTGGAAGACCCGAGTGCCCTGGAGCAGATCCGCGCCGCCCTGAAGCCGCGCGAATAA
- a CDS encoding TetR/AcrR family transcriptional regulator, translating to MSQKAEQKQKSHDAILESAAALLLERGIRASSVMDVMKGAGLTVGGFYGHFESKEHLFTETIHRTARAMWSGLIQGAMRDTSRPPVLSVLYRYLSRKHRDNVEVGCPLPSITSEVAREGEPYREALEKELAGFIQDLSGLLGPGEKSRENALALLALMFGALSLARAVRGTRLSDEFLEAARKFGARALNEGSTPPERH from the coding sequence ATGAGCCAGAAAGCGGAGCAGAAGCAGAAGTCGCACGACGCCATCCTGGAGTCCGCCGCCGCGCTGCTGCTCGAGCGGGGGATTCGAGCGAGCTCCGTCATGGACGTGATGAAGGGGGCGGGGCTCACGGTGGGAGGGTTCTATGGACACTTTGAGTCCAAGGAGCATCTCTTCACCGAGACCATCCACCGCACGGCCCGGGCGATGTGGAGCGGGTTGATCCAGGGGGCGATGCGCGACACGTCCCGCCCTCCCGTGCTGAGCGTGCTCTACCGGTATCTGTCGCGAAAACATCGGGACAACGTGGAGGTCGGCTGTCCCCTGCCGAGCATCACCTCCGAGGTCGCCAGGGAGGGCGAGCCCTATCGTGAGGCCCTGGAGAAGGAGCTCGCCGGGTTCATCCAGGACTTGAGTGGCCTGCTGGGTCCGGGCGAGAAGTCCCGGGAGAACGCGCTCGCGCTGCTCGCCCTCATGTTTGGCGCGCTGTCGTTGGCACGTGCCGTTCGCGGCACGCGCCTCAGTGACGAGTTCCTCGAGGCGGCCAGGAAGTTCGGCGCTCGGGCCCTGAATGAGGGCTCCACCCCGCCCGAGCGTCACTGA